AGATATAAGTTGATGGGGCAAACTGTAACTTATCATTTATGTTATTATTAATTCTACAATCAATCTTTAACATGACTGAAATCTGGCAGTGATCAGATAATTCTCCAAAAAATTTATGTACTTTAAAAAATGAGATATTTTCCATCAAACTCTCTGAAGATATAAAGTAATCAACAACACTACTGCCATTTGGTGTGAAGCAAGTTAACTGGCCTATAAAGTCACCTTGGACACGTCCATTTAATATTCGCAGACCAGATTGAATACAAATCTCGTTTAAATTTTTACCTCGTGTGGTCAACACTTCATCCATACTATATCGTACTAGCAGATTTTGATCAGgagaaaaattttcaaaaccagGTATTTTATCTAATAATTGATCATCATTTATAAAGTCTAAAACCTGAGAACCAGTTCTTGCATTTAAATCCCCCGCTATGAGAATTTTACCAGaatctgaaaattttgaaatatcctTTTCTATAAgttcaaaaatatcttcatcTAAGGATTTTGTATATGAAGAGTTGTCTGGAGGATTATAAACATAACATAGATATATATCATCTTTCATTCCAAAAAAATCTCTGCACAATTGCAGCCATAtataatcattattttcatGTTCTAAAAATTTAACACCGGGTCGCAATTCTGATTTTACAAAAACTGAAATTCCCCCTGAACGTTTATATGTACCTTTAGATTTAGGTCTGATCAGATGAACTGGTTTAAAACCATCAAGTGATAGTGATTCTTCTAAAGAACAGTGCGTTTCTATGAGGCAAACAATAtctttattacaaatttcatttataaatctGGGATCACTGTATTTGTCGAAACCTTTGTTTTTGTGTCCATTTATATTCCAACAACCAATATGTAGTTGGGATTTCTTTGTTATTCCTAAACACATTTctagcaaaatatatataaaataaaccaaataGAACAGAACCCATGacaaatattcaataatttcatcaCTTGCAgttgacatgtacatgtagtaaaatattatattattagtATTAAACTAAGGAAAGTTTATGGTATAAGGGAAGATAATCTGATAGAAAGAAAATATCTCACTATTCTCTCTATATTCAAtaagaaaaatgtgtttttttgttgtttttttttttagtcattaCAATCACTTGGTCCTTATTTTCATGACCAAAATCTCAATGAATGATTAAAACAATTCTATCTATGATTAATTGACCCtagatatcaaaattatagatctacaaattatatttatagttaCTAATTTAGAACTGACattcttgaaaataaaaataaaaatgcaagcTACTTTATAATAGATACATTATTCAAATtcgaatattttattatatctaaaaGTATAATATACGTACATGTTTCATTAAAAGTAAGTCTTTAGTGATTTCATCTAATTGCAAGTTTTTTAACCTAAAATGTTCTTACAACTGATTACATCATCAGTTCTTTTTctatcttaatatatataatacacaaCACACCACAATACTATGAAATCATGTTACATA
This is a stretch of genomic DNA from Mytilus trossulus isolate FHL-02 chromosome 6, PNRI_Mtr1.1.1.hap1, whole genome shotgun sequence. It encodes these proteins:
- the LOC134722893 gene encoding uncharacterized protein LOC134722893; protein product: MCLGITKKSQLHIGCWNINGHKNKGFDKYSDPRFINEICNKDIVCLIETHCSLEESLSLDGFKPVHLIRPKSKGTYKRSGGISVFVKSELRPGVKFLEHENNDYIWLQLCRDFFGMKDDIYLCYVYNPPDNSSYTKSLDEDIFELIEKDISKFSDSGKILIAGDLNARTGSQVLDFINDDQLLDKIPGFENFSPDQNLLVRYSMDEVLTTRGKNLNEICIQSGLRILNGRVQGDFIGQLTCFTPNGSSVVDYFISSESLMENISFFKVHKFFGELSDHCQISVMLKIDCRINNNINDKLQFAPSTYIWNETSSQEFITALSSDNIQSKINDFNNKTYDNVDILVADLNSIITEVADKKSRKHKLKEFRQSVMNELDNLHDNNPNKYWDLLKELSKDNNKSSSPDIPSNTWFEYFKDLNKSKVNTPNDNFVNNFKQMEKEKIFSELDFQINDQEIITAICTLKNKKSSGFDMILNEMLKCSQSFLLNSFKKVFNHILVTGSFPNLWAKGFIVPIFKSGPTHDPSNYRGITIGSSLGKLFAKILNTRCSPG